Proteins encoded together in one Pantoea sp. CCBC3-3-1 window:
- the mnmE gene encoding tRNA uridine-5-carboxymethylaminomethyl(34) synthesis GTPase MnmE produces the protein MNHSETIIAQATPPGRGGVGILRVSGPKAAFVAQLLLGKLPKPRYADYLPFRDADNTVLDQGIALWFPGPNSFTGEDVLELQGHGGPVILDLLLKRIVAIPGVRIARPGEFSERAFLNDKLDLAQAEAIADLIDASSEQAARSALNSLQGAFSLRVNQLVEALTHLRIYVEAAIDFPDEEIDFLSDGKIEAQLNQVIAELDGVRAEARQGSLLREGMKVVIAGRPNAGKSSLLNALAGREAAIVTDIAGTTRDVLREHIHIDGMPLHIIDTAGLREASDEVERIGIERAWSEIEQADRVLFMVDGTTTSATEPAEIWPDFIARLPATLPITVVRNKADVTGEALGLTDVNNHSLIRLSARTGEGIDVLRNHLKETMGFAGNTEGGFLARRRHLEALELAATHLLQGKEQLLGARAGELLAEELRVAQHCLSEITGEFTSDDLLGRIFSSFCIGK, from the coding sequence ATGAATCATAGCGAGACGATCATAGCTCAGGCGACCCCGCCAGGCCGCGGCGGCGTTGGTATCCTGCGCGTTTCCGGTCCCAAAGCTGCTTTCGTGGCCCAACTGCTGCTGGGCAAGCTGCCGAAACCCCGTTACGCCGACTACCTGCCCTTCCGCGATGCTGATAACACGGTCCTGGATCAGGGTATTGCGCTGTGGTTTCCTGGCCCGAACTCTTTTACCGGTGAAGACGTGCTGGAGCTCCAGGGGCATGGCGGCCCGGTCATTCTTGATCTGCTGCTGAAGCGCATTGTCGCTATCCCTGGCGTGCGTATTGCTCGTCCCGGCGAATTCTCAGAGCGGGCGTTCCTGAACGATAAGCTCGACCTGGCCCAGGCAGAAGCGATTGCCGATTTGATTGATGCCAGCTCAGAGCAGGCTGCGCGCTCGGCGCTAAACTCGCTTCAGGGCGCTTTTTCGCTGCGTGTTAATCAACTTGTGGAAGCACTTACTCACCTGCGGATCTATGTAGAAGCCGCAATCGACTTTCCCGATGAGGAAATCGACTTCCTGTCCGATGGGAAAATCGAAGCCCAGCTGAATCAGGTGATCGCCGAACTGGATGGCGTGCGTGCCGAAGCGCGTCAGGGTAGCCTGCTGCGCGAAGGGATGAAGGTGGTGATCGCTGGCCGGCCCAATGCCGGTAAATCGAGCCTGCTAAACGCGCTGGCGGGCCGTGAAGCGGCAATTGTTACTGATATCGCTGGCACCACTCGCGACGTGCTGCGCGAGCACATCCATATCGACGGCATGCCGCTGCATATCATTGATACCGCCGGGCTGCGTGAAGCCAGCGATGAAGTCGAGCGTATTGGTATTGAGCGTGCCTGGAGCGAAATCGAACAGGCCGACCGTGTGCTGTTTATGGTTGACGGTACCACGACCAGCGCGACAGAGCCTGCGGAGATCTGGCCAGACTTTATCGCCCGTTTGCCAGCAACGCTGCCGATCACTGTGGTACGTAATAAAGCTGACGTAACGGGTGAAGCGCTGGGTTTGACCGACGTGAACAACCACTCATTGATTCGCCTTTCCGCCCGTACGGGCGAAGGAATCGATGTGTTACGCAATCATTTGAAAGAGACGATGGGCTTTGCCGGTAACACCGAAGGCGGCTTCCTCGCCCGCCGTCGCCATCTGGAAGCGTTAGAGTTAGCGGCGACTCACTTACTTCAGGGGAAAGAGCAGCTGCTGGGCGCACGCGCTGGCGAGCTACTGGCTGAAGAGCTGCGTGTCGCACAGCATTGCTTAAGCGAGATCACCGGCGAGTTCACTTCTGATGATTTACTGGGACGCATCTTCTCCAGCTTCTGCATTGGGAAATAA